A genomic region of Catalinimonas niigatensis contains the following coding sequences:
- a CDS encoding carboxypeptidase-like regulatory domain-containing protein: MTTTILIKGHFLKTIVVLILSLGEMHAQILKGEILDYMTDSTVAFANVYFNASYTGTTSNLDGHFELNTKGYQGQAIVVSCVGYESLLIEEYSPGRFYRIYLRPQLHYLREVIVEPDDMPWRKKWKLFKQEFLGRSFHARQCSIENPDDLSLVFFKSTATLEAFSEKPLVIHNHALGYKITYFLDAFKKSEDNLYYQGNSVFEEDTTLSGRALRRVNKRRAKAYQGSRMHFFRALWNHQLQKEDFRVMNQKNGERLSSRLLTVTENKDAGSEEVKYLLPACPLEINHLNEISYIGFHGDSSILFKENGFFDPKGLFWEGKMARQRVGDLLPFEYAP, encoded by the coding sequence ATGACTACAACTATTCTGATAAAAGGACATTTTCTCAAGACTATAGTTGTACTGATACTTTCATTGGGTGAAATGCATGCCCAGATTCTTAAAGGTGAGATACTGGATTATATGACAGATAGTACTGTGGCTTTTGCCAATGTGTATTTCAATGCTTCATATACAGGAACCACCTCAAACCTAGATGGCCATTTTGAGCTGAATACCAAAGGCTACCAGGGGCAAGCTATTGTCGTCAGTTGTGTAGGCTATGAATCCCTATTGATTGAGGAGTATAGCCCTGGCAGGTTTTACAGGATTTACTTAAGACCCCAACTCCACTATTTGAGAGAGGTGATTGTAGAGCCGGATGATATGCCCTGGAGAAAAAAGTGGAAGCTATTCAAACAGGAATTTCTGGGCCGTTCGTTTCATGCCAGGCAATGCAGTATTGAAAATCCCGATGACCTAAGTCTGGTATTTTTCAAATCGACCGCTACACTGGAAGCTTTTTCTGAAAAGCCGTTGGTTATCCATAATCATGCCCTCGGATACAAAATCACCTACTTTCTGGATGCGTTCAAGAAAAGTGAAGACAATTTGTATTATCAGGGAAACTCTGTGTTTGAAGAAGATACCACGCTCTCCGGAAGAGCGTTAAGGAGGGTAAACAAGAGAAGAGCAAAGGCCTATCAAGGTTCACGAATGCACTTTTTCAGGGCTTTATGGAACCATCAGCTCCAAAAAGAAGATTTCCGTGTGATGAACCAGAAAAACGGAGAGCGACTCTCATCCCGGCTGCTCACTGTCACAGAAAATAAGGATGCAGGAAGTGAAGAAGTAAAGTACCTACTTCCTGCATGCCCCCTGGAGATTAATCATCTCAACGAAATCAGCTATATCGGTTTTCATGGTGACAGCTCCATTCTTTTCAAAGAGAATGGCTTTTTTGACCCGAAAGGCCTCTTTTGGGAAGGCAAGATGGCCCGGCAGAGAGTAGGTGACTTATTGCCTTTTGAATATGCTCCCTGA
- the hisC gene encoding histidinol-phosphate transaminase encodes MAFDLQKTLRPHIAGIKPYSSARDEYSGTEGVFLDANENSFGTPGVATPGMDIPGMEASYHRYPDPYQQLLKKRIAEIKQLPVENIFLGNGSDEAIDLLVRAFCRPGIDNMVILPPTYGMYEVSAAINDVPLKKALLTEDFLINKTSVDEAIDTHSKLLFFCSPNNPSGNLLQTDVIEHYLQTFEGVVVVDEAYIDFADAQSWSQRLADYPNLVVMQTMSKAWGMAALRLGMAFASKEIIAILNKIKPPYNINALTQQAALKVLEQTEQQRDIVQKILAQRKQLQTDLEALPLVEKVFPSDANFLLVKVQEAAQLFHYLIDEKVIVRDRSKVILCEGCLRITVGTEAENQRLLSSLKRFMSSDKFIS; translated from the coding sequence ATGGCTTTTGACCTTCAAAAAACACTGCGCCCTCATATCGCTGGTATCAAACCTTATTCTTCTGCCCGGGATGAATATTCCGGCACAGAAGGTGTCTTTCTGGATGCCAACGAAAACTCATTTGGTACGCCCGGCGTGGCGACGCCCGGAATGGATATTCCCGGCATGGAAGCAAGCTATCATCGTTATCCTGATCCTTATCAGCAGCTGCTCAAAAAGCGCATCGCTGAGATCAAGCAGCTGCCGGTAGAAAACATCTTTTTGGGCAATGGCAGTGATGAGGCCATAGACCTGCTGGTGAGGGCGTTTTGCCGTCCGGGTATAGATAATATGGTGATCCTCCCCCCTACTTACGGCATGTATGAGGTCAGTGCAGCCATCAATGATGTGCCCTTAAAGAAAGCCTTGCTGACAGAAGACTTCCTGATCAATAAAACATCAGTAGATGAAGCCATTGATACTCATAGCAAGTTGCTTTTCTTTTGTTCGCCCAACAATCCCAGCGGCAATCTCTTGCAGACGGATGTGATAGAACATTACCTGCAAACTTTTGAAGGAGTGGTAGTGGTAGATGAAGCCTACATTGACTTTGCTGATGCCCAAAGCTGGTCGCAAAGGCTGGCGGACTATCCCAATCTGGTGGTGATGCAAACCATGAGCAAAGCCTGGGGCATGGCTGCGCTGAGGTTAGGGATGGCTTTCGCCTCAAAAGAAATTATTGCCATACTCAACAAGATCAAGCCACCTTACAACATCAACGCCCTGACGCAGCAGGCAGCCCTCAAAGTGCTGGAGCAGACTGAGCAGCAGCGGGACATTGTACAAAAGATACTTGCCCAGCGTAAGCAGTTACAGACTGATCTGGAAGCTTTGCCGCTGGTAGAAAAAGTTTTTCCTTCTGATGCCAACTTCCTGCTGGTCAAAGTACAGGAAGCTGCCCAGCTCTTCCATTATTTGATTGATGAAAAAGTGATTGTCAGAGACCGTTCCAAGGTCATTCTCTGCGAAGGCTGTCTGCGCATTACGGTGGGTACCGAAGCAGAAAATCAACGGCTGTTAAGTTCATTAAAAAGATTTATGAGTTCAGACAAATTCATTTCCTAA
- a CDS encoding dihydrofolate reductase family protein → MRKLSLFIATSLDGYIAKPNDDLSFLKLVEKEGEDYGYVKFTETIDTLIIGRKTYSYVVKEIGASHYDNGEREVYVITRTERPSVGKIKFYTGNLTELVHKLKSENGKNIYCDGGAEIINELLRNDLIDDFIISVIPVLLGNGTRLFKDGRPEQLLEFVTAKTFDTGLTQLHYKRKK, encoded by the coding sequence ATGCGAAAATTATCACTCTTCATTGCGACAAGTTTGGACGGGTACATTGCAAAACCTAATGATGACCTTAGCTTCTTGAAATTAGTAGAAAAAGAAGGTGAAGATTATGGTTATGTGAAGTTTACAGAGACCATAGATACTTTAATTATTGGTAGAAAAACCTATAGTTATGTAGTCAAAGAAATCGGTGCATCTCATTATGACAATGGGGAAAGAGAGGTATATGTAATTACAAGAACTGAAAGACCAAGTGTTGGCAAAATAAAGTTCTATACCGGAAATCTAACGGAATTAGTGCATAAACTAAAAAGCGAAAACGGAAAAAATATCTATTGTGACGGAGGAGCAGAGATAATCAATGAACTTTTAAGAAATGACTTGATTGATGATTTTATTATTTCAGTCATTCCTGTATTGTTAGGTAATGGAACAAGACTATTTAAAGATGGGCGACCTGAACAATTACTTGAATTTGTGACTGCAAAAACATTTGATACAGGATTAACACAGTTACATTACAAACGAAAAAAATAA
- a CDS encoding helix-turn-helix transcriptional regulator, which translates to MEYREIKPCKELEAFIHSYWELKGDRFDRQWERNFPDGCAGLVMNLGDTCLTDNGSVSMEFGKTYVVGAMTSFKDSFIDSNTHLLGVCLKPATFAKFYHYVAQNELINNTVEIEKSNAFDVDKTLKDPIYHFNQFFTNRINSKKNQLQSVINDIHSSNGQLSIYELSKRHYTSVRQLERNFKTNIGISPKQYSNIIRFQNALSIIRNSSESRSLLDIAFECGFYDHSHLTNEIKRNTGLSPSEL; encoded by the coding sequence ATGGAATACAGAGAAATAAAACCCTGCAAAGAGTTAGAAGCCTTTATTCATTCCTATTGGGAATTGAAAGGAGACAGGTTCGACAGACAATGGGAGCGAAATTTTCCAGATGGATGCGCAGGCTTAGTAATGAATTTGGGAGATACTTGTTTGACAGATAATGGCTCGGTTTCTATGGAGTTTGGGAAAACTTATGTGGTAGGTGCAATGACTTCATTTAAAGACAGTTTTATAGACAGCAACACACATTTATTAGGAGTTTGTCTCAAACCTGCAACTTTTGCAAAGTTCTATCATTATGTAGCACAAAATGAATTGATCAACAACACTGTTGAGATTGAAAAATCCAATGCATTTGATGTTGACAAAACCTTAAAAGACCCTATTTATCATTTCAATCAATTTTTTACAAATAGAATTAACAGCAAGAAGAATCAGCTACAATCAGTAATCAATGATATCCATTCTTCAAATGGGCAATTAAGTATTTATGAACTTTCAAAACGACATTACACAAGTGTGCGGCAGTTGGAACGAAATTTTAAAACGAACATAGGAATTTCACCAAAACAATATTCCAATATTATTCGCTTTCAAAATGCTTTGAGCATCATTAGAAACTCAAGCGAAAGCCGAAGTTTGTTAGATATTGCTTTTGAATGCGGCTTTTATGACCATTCACATCTTACCAACGAAATCAAGCGAAATACAGGACTTTCACCATCGGAACTTTAA